In Paenibacillus sp. FSL M7-0420, a single genomic region encodes these proteins:
- a CDS encoding flagellar basal body-associated FliL family protein, which yields MKKMLPWLITILLAVTLIVVAAFLLMDRFFPGDGNEVNKAVQNVETKKMTADEIVKMTAEIQDIKTNLADPDYILSVDIALQLDSAASKEEFEKIKSIKITPLIIKAIADAKPEELNGASGKDQFSSKLVNIINKNLTEGSITQIEFTKFIMAPM from the coding sequence ATGAAAAAGATGCTGCCATGGCTCATCACGATATTGCTGGCCGTTACACTTATCGTAGTTGCTGCATTCTTGCTGATGGACAGATTTTTCCCGGGTGACGGGAATGAAGTGAACAAGGCTGTCCAGAACGTGGAGACGAAGAAGATGACTGCTGATGAAATTGTTAAGATGACGGCCGAAATCCAGGATATCAAAACTAATCTCGCCGATCCCGATTACATCCTTTCAGTTGACATCGCGCTTCAATTAGATTCAGCGGCGTCCAAGGAAGAATTCGAAAAGATAAAATCGATTAAAATAACACCGCTGATTATCAAAGCGATTGCCGATGCCAAACCCGAGGAGCTGAATGGGGCCAGCGGCAAAGATCAGTTCAGCAGCAAACTGGTGAACATCATCAACAAAAACCTGACAGAAGGTTCGATTACCCAGATTGAATTCACCAAATTCATAATGGCACCAATGTAG
- a CDS encoding flagellar FlbD family protein yields the protein MISVTRLNGAGMWLNALLVEMVEESPDTYITLVTGKRLIVLEKADEVISKIKEYNRDIGTHAATIKVQSMEELS from the coding sequence ATGATTTCGGTAACAAGATTGAACGGGGCGGGGATGTGGCTGAATGCCCTGCTGGTTGAAATGGTTGAAGAATCACCGGACACGTATATTACGCTGGTTACCGGCAAAAGGCTGATCGTGCTTGAGAAGGCCGATGAAGTCATTAGCAAGATCAAGGAATATAACAGGGACATTGGCACACACGCTGCCACCATTAAAGTCCAGTCAATGGAGGAGCTTTCATGA